From a single Leopardus geoffroyi isolate Oge1 chromosome E1, O.geoffroyi_Oge1_pat1.0, whole genome shotgun sequence genomic region:
- the ALOX12B gene encoding arachidonate 12-lipoxygenase, 12R-type isoform X1 encodes MATYKVKVATGTDLLSGTMDSISLTIVGTQGESHKQLLNHFGRDFATGAVDEYTVRCQQDLGELIIIRLHKERHSFLPKNSWYCNYVQICAPGGRVYHFPAYQWMDGYETLALREATGKTTADDTLPILLEHRREEIRAKQDFYHWRVFVPGLPNYVHIPSYRPPARRNPNRPEWNGYIPGFPILINIKATKFLNSNLRYSFIKTASFFFRLGPMALGFKLRGLVDCKQSWKRLKDIKKIFPANKSIISEYVAEHWTEDSFFGYQYLNGINPGLLRRCTQIPDKFPVTDDMVAPFLGEGTCLQAELEKGNIYLADYRILEGIPSIELNGRKQHHCAPLCLLHFGPEGNMMPIAIQLSQTPGPESPIFLPSDSEWDWLLAKTWVRYAEFYCHEAISHLLETHLIAEAFCLAMLRQLPMCHPLYKLLVPHTRYTIQINSIGRALLLNEGGLSARGMSLGLEGFAEVMVRALSETTYESLYLPNDFVERGVQDLPGYYYRDDSLAVWDALERYVTEIITYYYPCDAAVEGDPELQSWVQEIFKQCLLGRESSGFPQCLRTVPELIRYVTIVIYTCSAKHAAVNTGQLEYSAWMPNFPSSMRNPPMQAKGLTTRDSYLDTLPDVKTTCITLLVLWTLGREPDDKRPLGHFPDIHFVEEAPRRSMEVLRQRLARISHDIRQRNKDLPVPYYYLDPVLIENSISI; translated from the exons ATGGCCACCTACAAAGTCAAGGTGGCCACGGGTACCGACCTCTTGTCGGGCACGATGGATTCCATCTCGCTGACCATTGTGGGGACCCAAGGAGAGAGCCACAAGCAGCTGCTGAACCATTTTGGGAGAGACTTTGCAACTGGGGCG GTGGATGAATACACCGTCCGGTGCCAGCAGGACCTGGGGGAGCTCATCATCATCCGCCTGCACAAGGAGCGTCACTCCTTCTTACCCAAAAACTCCTGGTACTGTAACTACGTGCAGATCTGTGCGCCCGGCGGCCGTGTGTACCACTTCCCCGCCTACCAGTGGATGGATGGCTACGAGACCCTGGCGCTCAGGGAGGCCACAG GAAAGACGACGGCGGACGACACGCTGCCGATCCTTCTGGAGCACCGCCGGGAAGAGATCAGGGCCAAACAGGACTTCTACCA CTGGAGGGTCTTCGTTCCCGGCCTACCCAACTACGTGCACATCCCCAGTTACCGCCCGCCTGCGCGGAGAAACCCCAACCGGCCTGA GTGGAATGGTTATATCCCCGGTTTCCCGATTCTCATCAACATCAAGGCCACCAAGTTCCTGAACTCAAACCTCCGCTACTCCTTCATCAAGACGGCCTCGTTCTTCTTCCGCCTGGGGCCCAT GGCGCTGGGCTTCAAACTCCGCGGCCTGGTGGACTGCAAGCAGTCGTGGAAGAGGCTGAAGGACATCAAGAAAATTTTCCCTGCCAACAAGTCCATCATCTCCG agtACGTGGCCGAGCACTGGACAGAAGACAGCTTCTTTGGGTATCAGTACCTCAACGGCATCAACCCAGGCCTGCTCCGCCGCTGCACGCAGATCCCAGACAAGTTCCCCGTCACGGACGACATGGTGGCCCCGTTCTTGGGCGAGGGAACGTGCCTGCAAGCGGAGCTGGAG AAGGGGAACATTTACCTGGCCGACTACCGCATCTTGGAAGGCATCCCCAGCATCGAGCTCAACGGAAGGAAGCAGCATCACTGTGCCCCGCTCTGCCTGCTGCACTTTGGCCCGGAAGGGAACATGATGCCCATCGCCATCCAG CTCAGCCAGACCCCGGGGCCCGAGAGCCCCATCTTCCTGCCGAGTGACTCGGAGTGGGACTGGCTGCTGGCCAAGACGTGGGTGCGCTACGCCGAGTTCTACTGCCACGAGGCCATCTCGCACCTGCTGGAGACGCACCTCATCGCGGAGGCCTTCTGCCTGGCCATGCTGAGACAGCTGCCCATGTGTCACCCTCTCTACAAG CTCCTCGTCCCCCACACCCGCTACACCATCCAGATCAACAGCATCGGGCGCGCCCTCCTCCTCAACGAGGGGGGGCTTTCTGCCAGG GGCATGTCCCTAGGCCTGGAAGGCTTTGCGGAGGTGATGGTGCGGGCTCTGTCAGAGACCACCTATGAGAGCCTCTACCTCCCCAATGATTTTGTGGAGCGCGGGGTCCAGGACCTGCCGGGATATTATTACCGAGACGACTCCTTGGCAGTGTGGGACGCGCTAGAGAG gtATGTGACCGAGATCATCACCTACTATTACCCGTGTGACGCAGCCGTGGAGGGTGACCCAGAATTGCAGTCCTGGGTGCAGGAGATATTTAAGCAGTGTCTGCTAGGGCGTGAGAGCTCAG gcttccCTCAGTGCTTGCGAACAGTGCCTGAGCTGATCCGATATGTCACTATAGTCATCTACACCTGCTCCGCCAAGCACGCCGCCGTCAACACCGGGCAG CTGGAGTACAGCGCCTGGATGCCCAACTTCCCGTCGTCCATGAGGAACCCACCCATGCAGGCCAAGGGGCTGACCACTCGGGACAGCTACCTGGACACGTTGCCGGATGTGAAAACCACGTGCATCACCCTGTTGGTGCTCTGGACCCTGGGCCGGGAGCCTGACGACAAG CGGCCCCTGGGCCACTTCCCTGACATCCACTTCGTGGAGGAGGCCCCGCGGAGGAGCATGGAGGTCCTCCGCCAGCGCCTGGCCCGGATCTCGCACGACATCCGCCAGCGCAACAAGGACCTCCCGGTCCCCTACTACTACCTGGACCCGGTGCTGATAGAGAACAGCATTTCCATCTAG
- the ALOX15B gene encoding polyunsaturated fatty acid lipoxygenase ALOX15B, whose product MAEYGVRVSTGEVIGAGTWNRIAVSIVGTLGETPPLPLDHFGKEFSKGAVEDFRVASPQDVGRVLLLRLHKAPLLLPSPVGPLARDAWFCDWLQLTPPQGAPLRFPCYQWMEGSGILTLREGAGKVSWADDHPVLQQQRREELQARQDSYQWKTYRPGWPRCLDEKTVKDLDLNIKYSVTKNVHFYLKAGSGFTEMTLKGLLYRKGHWKSLHEMKRMFNFHKSPAAEYVYEHWQEDAFFASQFLNGLNPVLIRRCRSLPENFPVTDDMVAPVLGPGASLQAELERGSLFLVDHAILSGVRTNVINGKPQFSAAPMTLLYQRPGGGPLLPLAIQLSQTPGPTSPIFLPSDNKWDWLLAKTWVRNSEFSVHEALTHLLQAHLLSEVFTMATLRQLPHCHPLFKLLIPHTRYTLHINTLARELLIAPGQVVERSTGIGLGGFSELIQRRMEELSFTALCLPEDIRARGVEDIPGYYYRDDGLQIWGAVESFVSEIVGIYYPSDASVRDDSELQAWVREIFSEGFLGREDSGVPSSLDTRESLVRYATMVIFNCSAKHHAVSAGQFDSSIWMPNLPPTMQLPPPTSKGQTEPEGFIATLPAVNATCDIIVTLWLLSKEPGDRWPLGTYPEEHFIEEAPRRSIAAFQSRLAQISKDIQKRNKELALPYTYLDPPLIENSVSI is encoded by the exons ATGGCCGAGTACGGGGTGAGAGTGTCCACGGGGGAGGTCATCGGGGCTGGCACGTGGAACAGAATAGCTGTCAGCATCGTGGGGACCCTGGGGGAGacccccccactgcccctggaCCATTTCGGCAAGGAGTTCAGCAAGGGCGCA GTGGAGGACTTCCGGGTGGCGTCGCCCCAGGACGTGGGCCGGGTGCTGCTGCTGCGATTGCACAAGGCCCCCCTGCTGCTGCCCAGCCCGGTGGGGCCGCTGGCCCGGGACGCCTGGTTCTGCGACTGGCTGCAGCTCACGCCGCCGCAGGGCGCCCCCCTCCGCTTCCCCTGCTACCAGTGGATGGAGGGCTCCGGGATCCTGACGCTGCGCGAGGGGGCGG GCAAGGTCTCCTGGGCAGACGATCACCCCGTCCTCCAGCAGCAACGCAGGGAAGAGCTGCAGGCCAGGCAGGACTCCTACCA ATGGAAGACTTACCGCCCAGGCTGGCCTCGCTGCCTGGACGAGAAGACCGTGAAAGACCTAGATCTCAACATCAAATACTCTGTAACCAAAAACGTCCACTTCTACCTGAAAGCTGGCTCTGG GTTTACAGAGATGACACTCAAGGGCCTGCTGTACCGCAAGGGGCACTGGAAAAGTCTGCACGAGATGAAAAGGATGTTCAACTTCCATAAGTCCCCGGCTGCTG agtACGTGTATGAGCACTGGCAGGAGGACGCCTTCTTCGCCTCCCAGTTCCTAAACGGCCTCAACCCTGTCCTGATCCGCCGCTGCCGCTCCCTCCCAGAGAACTTCCCCGTCACCGATGACATGGTGGCCCCCGTGCTGGGCCCCGGGGCCAGTCTGCAGGCTGAGCTGGAG AGGGGCTCCCTGTTCCTGGTGGATCACGCCATCCTCTCTGGCGTCCGCACCAACGTCATCAACGGGAAGCCTCAGTTCTCCGCAGCCCCGATGACGCTGTTGTACCAGAGGCCCGGGGGAGGGCCTTTGCTGCCTCTCGCCATCCag CTCAGCCAGACCCCTGGACCCACCAGCCCCATCTTCCTGCCCAGCGACAACAAGTGGGACTGGCTGCTGGCCAAGACGTGGGTGCGGAACTCGGAGTTCTCGGTGCACGAGGCCCTCACGCACCTGCTGCAGGCACACCTGCTCTCTGAGGTTTTCACCATGGCCACGCTGCGCCAGCTGCCCCACTGCCACCCGCTCTTCAAG CTGTTGATCCCACATACTCGCTACACCCTTCACATCAACACTCTTGCCCGCGAGCTGCTCATCGCCCCGGGCCAGGTGGTGGAAAGG TCCACAGGCATCGGCCTCGGAGGCTTCTCTGAGCTGATACAGAGGCGCATGGAGGAACTGAGCTTTACCGCCCTGTGCCTGCCCGAGGATATCCGGGCCCGAGGAGTGGAAGACATCCCGGGCTACTACTACCGGGATGATGGGCTGCAGATCTGGGGTGCGGTGGAGAG CTTTGTCTCCGAAATAGTCGGCATCTACTACCCGAGTGACGCGTCCGTGCGTGACGACAGTGAACTCCAGGCCTGGGTGCGGGAGATCTTCTCTGAGGGCTTCCTGGGCCGAGAGGACTCAG GGGTGCCCTCCTCGCTGGACACCCGGGAATCCCTGGTGCGCTATGCCACCATGGTGATCTTCAATTGCTCTGCCAAGcaccatgctgttagtgcagggCAG TTTGACTCCTCCATCTGGATGCCCAACCTACCTCCCACCATGCAGCTGCCCCCGCCCACCTCCAAAGGCCAGACAGAGCCAGAGGGGTTCATAGCCACCCTCCCAGCGGTCAACGCCACGTGTGATATCATCGTCACCCTCTGgttgctgagcaaggagcctggagACCGA TGGCCCCTGGGCACCTACCCGGAGGAGCACTTCATCGAGGAGGCCCCCCGGCGGAGCATCGCCGCCTTCCAGAGCCGCCTGGCCCAGATCTCGAAGGATATCCAGAAACGGAACAAGGAGCTGGCCCTGCCCTACACCTACCTGGACCCTCCGCTCATCGAGAACAGCGTCTCCATCTAA
- the ALOX12B gene encoding arachidonate 12-lipoxygenase, 12R-type isoform X2 gives MATYKVKVATGTDLLSGTMDSISLTIVGTQGESHKQLLNHFGRDFATGAVDEYTVRCQQDLGELIIIRLHKERHSFLPKNSWYCNYVQICAPGGRVYHFPAYQWMDGYETLALREATGKTTADDTLPILLEHRREEIRAKQDFYHWRVFVPGLPNYVHIPSYRPPARRNPNRPEWNGYIPGFPILINIKATKFLNSNLRYSFIKTASFFFRLGPMALGFKLRGLVDCKQSWKRLKDIKKIFPANKSIISEYVAEHWTEDSFFGYQYLNGINPGLLRRCTQIPDKFPVTDDMVAPFLGEGTCLQAELEKGNIYLADYRILEGIPSIELNGRKQHHCAPLCLLHFGPEGNMMPIAIQLSQTPGPESPIFLPSDSEWDWLLAKTWVRYAEFYCHEAISHLLETHLIAEAFCLAMLRQLPMCHPLYKLLVPHTRYTIQINSIGRALLLNEGGLSARGMSLGLEGFAEVMVRALSETTYESLYLPNDFVERGVQDLPGYYYRDDSLAVWDALERYVTEIITYYYPCDAAVEGDPELQSWVQEIFKQCLLGRESSGFPQCLRTVPELIRYVTIVIYTCSAKHAAVNTGQLEYSAWMPNFPSSMRNPPMQAKGLTTRDSYLDTLPDVKTTCITLLVLWTLGREPDDKLQIGKSVD, from the exons ATGGCCACCTACAAAGTCAAGGTGGCCACGGGTACCGACCTCTTGTCGGGCACGATGGATTCCATCTCGCTGACCATTGTGGGGACCCAAGGAGAGAGCCACAAGCAGCTGCTGAACCATTTTGGGAGAGACTTTGCAACTGGGGCG GTGGATGAATACACCGTCCGGTGCCAGCAGGACCTGGGGGAGCTCATCATCATCCGCCTGCACAAGGAGCGTCACTCCTTCTTACCCAAAAACTCCTGGTACTGTAACTACGTGCAGATCTGTGCGCCCGGCGGCCGTGTGTACCACTTCCCCGCCTACCAGTGGATGGATGGCTACGAGACCCTGGCGCTCAGGGAGGCCACAG GAAAGACGACGGCGGACGACACGCTGCCGATCCTTCTGGAGCACCGCCGGGAAGAGATCAGGGCCAAACAGGACTTCTACCA CTGGAGGGTCTTCGTTCCCGGCCTACCCAACTACGTGCACATCCCCAGTTACCGCCCGCCTGCGCGGAGAAACCCCAACCGGCCTGA GTGGAATGGTTATATCCCCGGTTTCCCGATTCTCATCAACATCAAGGCCACCAAGTTCCTGAACTCAAACCTCCGCTACTCCTTCATCAAGACGGCCTCGTTCTTCTTCCGCCTGGGGCCCAT GGCGCTGGGCTTCAAACTCCGCGGCCTGGTGGACTGCAAGCAGTCGTGGAAGAGGCTGAAGGACATCAAGAAAATTTTCCCTGCCAACAAGTCCATCATCTCCG agtACGTGGCCGAGCACTGGACAGAAGACAGCTTCTTTGGGTATCAGTACCTCAACGGCATCAACCCAGGCCTGCTCCGCCGCTGCACGCAGATCCCAGACAAGTTCCCCGTCACGGACGACATGGTGGCCCCGTTCTTGGGCGAGGGAACGTGCCTGCAAGCGGAGCTGGAG AAGGGGAACATTTACCTGGCCGACTACCGCATCTTGGAAGGCATCCCCAGCATCGAGCTCAACGGAAGGAAGCAGCATCACTGTGCCCCGCTCTGCCTGCTGCACTTTGGCCCGGAAGGGAACATGATGCCCATCGCCATCCAG CTCAGCCAGACCCCGGGGCCCGAGAGCCCCATCTTCCTGCCGAGTGACTCGGAGTGGGACTGGCTGCTGGCCAAGACGTGGGTGCGCTACGCCGAGTTCTACTGCCACGAGGCCATCTCGCACCTGCTGGAGACGCACCTCATCGCGGAGGCCTTCTGCCTGGCCATGCTGAGACAGCTGCCCATGTGTCACCCTCTCTACAAG CTCCTCGTCCCCCACACCCGCTACACCATCCAGATCAACAGCATCGGGCGCGCCCTCCTCCTCAACGAGGGGGGGCTTTCTGCCAGG GGCATGTCCCTAGGCCTGGAAGGCTTTGCGGAGGTGATGGTGCGGGCTCTGTCAGAGACCACCTATGAGAGCCTCTACCTCCCCAATGATTTTGTGGAGCGCGGGGTCCAGGACCTGCCGGGATATTATTACCGAGACGACTCCTTGGCAGTGTGGGACGCGCTAGAGAG gtATGTGACCGAGATCATCACCTACTATTACCCGTGTGACGCAGCCGTGGAGGGTGACCCAGAATTGCAGTCCTGGGTGCAGGAGATATTTAAGCAGTGTCTGCTAGGGCGTGAGAGCTCAG gcttccCTCAGTGCTTGCGAACAGTGCCTGAGCTGATCCGATATGTCACTATAGTCATCTACACCTGCTCCGCCAAGCACGCCGCCGTCAACACCGGGCAG CTGGAGTACAGCGCCTGGATGCCCAACTTCCCGTCGTCCATGAGGAACCCACCCATGCAGGCCAAGGGGCTGACCACTCGGGACAGCTACCTGGACACGTTGCCGGATGTGAAAACCACGTGCATCACCCTGTTGGTGCTCTGGACCCTGGGCCGGGAGCCTGACGACAAG CTGCAGATCGGAAAGAGCGTGGACTGA